The nucleotide sequence AAAAGCCGCTTTGCCATCCTGCTGACTTGTCTGTTGCTGAGCGCCTGCGGGCAGATTGATCCAAACTCGCCGCTCGGCCAGCGCAAGGCGATCTTCAAGCAGATGCTCAACACCAGCGAGGATCTGGGCGGCATGTTGCGCGGGCGGATTGCCTTCGATGCACCGCGCTTTAGCGCCGGCGCGGCCCAGCTGGATCAGTTGTCGCGCCAGCCGTGGCAGCATTTTCCGCAGATCAAGGACGACGCCAAGAGCAGCGCCAAGGACGAAGTCTGGCAGCGCCAGGCGCGTTTCCAGGAGCTCGCGCGGCAACTGGAAAGCGCTACCGCCGCTCTGGTGGTCGCCAGCACCCAGCAACCGCTGAACGAGGCGGCGCTGGACAAGCCAATGCAGCGCGTGGAAGACACCTGCGAGGCCTGTCACCAAGAGTTCCGCGCCTTCTGATTCTTCCTGCTGCGTCAGTGCTCGAGCTGTTCCTGCGCTTCCTGTAGTTCCTTGTGCGCCTCGGCCAGCTTGGTCTTGCGCGTGTCGATCTTGGCTTGGTCACCCTTGGCCATTGCCTTGCGCAGATCGGCCTCACGTTGCGCCACCTCATGTTGGGCGTCGAGGACTTTTTCCTCGCGGGATTTGTGCAGCGAGGCGTCGTCGCAATGCGCCGTGACCTCGCTCAAGGCTTTTTCCAGACCAGCTTGTTGCGCGCTGTTGCCGTGTTGCTTGGCCGCTTCGATTTGTTCGGCAAGCGCCTGCCGCTTGGCTGCGCAACCGCTCGGGGCGGCCTCGTCCTGGGCGGCGACGCTCGCTGTACTGAAGAGGGCGGCGCCGATGAGCAGGCTGGCGAGGAGGGAGCGTTGCAAAAGCATGGGGCTCTCCAAAAATATGACGGGAGGGTCGCTGAGAACCTGTTTACGATCTCCTGTCCGTCGGCCATACCGCGTTAAAAACAGGCTCGGAATGCTCATTTACAGCTCGTAAACTCCGCTTCCTCGCCTGTTTTTGCCTTGTCTGGCTCTAGTCCAAAAGATCGTAAACAGGTTCTGAGGGTAGCGCGCTCGCTGGCAGATGTCCGCTCAAAAGCCTGGAACCGCGGCGGTCTGCAAGCGCTCGCGCAGGGCCACGACTTCCGGGTGATGAAAGAAGTCCCGCAATTGTGCGGCGCGGGCCGGGCCGACAGCCGTCTGCTGGCGCCAGTCCTGCGTGCTGCGCTGGGCCAACGCGGTCCATGACGGCGCCAGCGCGGCCGGCGGCACCGGTGGCATGCCGAGGGCACGCAACCAGACAGCGAAGGGTCGCTGTCTGGCTTGGCTGAAGCGTTGCGCCAAGGTGGCGGCGCTGCGGGCGCCGAAGCCCGGCAACTCACGCAGCTGCGCTTCGGATAACGCCAGCCAGTCGAGCAGTCCGGCGAGTTGCCCGGCCTGCAACAACTTATCCCAAGTCCCCGGGCCGACGCCGCTGAGGGCCAGGCCTTGCTTGCCGCTGAGCCAGGCCAGGCGGGCGCGGAATTGGCCGGCACAGCCGGGCGTCGGCTGCCAGCAGCTCAATGGGTGATGCTCGGCGGTCAGCGGTGCCTGCACCGGCGGGCGTTCGGCGGCGCGCCAGACCACTTCCTGCAAGCGTGGAATGGTCAATCCGGCGAGCGCGATGGCGACCTGGTCGCCGGGGCGAATATCCAGCGTTTGCCAGCGTTGCAAGGAGCCGACGCTGACCCGGTGTATCGTGCGGTCGTCCAGGCGCACCGGGAGCAGATTGAGCACCGGGGTGATGCGCCCGCTGCGACCGATATTGAATTGCACGCTGCGTACCTCGGCGAGCGCTTGGGCGAACGGATATTTCCACGCCGCCGCCCAGGCCGGTGGCGCGGCTTGCCAGCGCGCGCCGGGCGGCCGCTGGCCCTGCCGCAGCACCACGCCATCGCTGGCAAAGGGCAATGGACTGCGATACCAGTGCTCGCGCCACTGCTCGGCCTCGGCGAAGTTCGCCAACGGCTGGCTGAAGCGCGCGGTATCGGTAAAGCCCAGCGCGTCGAGGCCGGCCAGGCGCTCGACCATGCTCGCCGGGCCGTTCGGCCAATCCCAGACGAACAGGCCGATCTGCGTCGCATCGGCCGGCTGCAGTTGCTCGCGATTGAGCAGCCCGGCGACCTGGCTGCGCGCGCCGCGGCTACCGGCGTGCGCCTGCACATGCGCGCTCAGGCGCCAATACAGCTCGCCCTGGAGGATCAGATCGGCGCCGCTGTTCAGTTGCTGCGGGATGGCTGCGATCTGCCGCGTGCTGGCCGTCCAGTCCTGGCCATGGCTTCCGTCGCCGCGGCTGATCGCCTGGCGCAAGCGGCCGTGTCGATAGACCAGGGTGACCGCCACGCCATCGACCTTGGGTTGAATCCACAGGCCACTCTTTGTGGCCATCCAGGCTTGCACGGCGCTGGCGCCGGCGAGTTTGTCCAGGCCGGTCTGCGCCACCGGATGAGCAATGGGCCCACCGACGCTGGCCAGGGCAGGCGGGGCTGTGGTTGCGCTGGCGGGAAAGCAGCGGTTCCAGGCGTCCAGGCGGGCGCGGGCCTGGTCATACAGTTCATCGGCGACCGGCGCTTGGCCAAGGCGATGGTAGGCGTCGTCCCACGCGGCGATCTGGCCGCTGAGCGCCTGCAACTCTTCGGCGGCCTGCGCGCTATTCCAGTCGGGGCAGGTGGCGTGGCTGATTAGCGGGGACAGGGCGAGGCATAACGCGATCGAGCGTTTCATCGTGAGCATCCTTGCTCGAGTGAGGGGGAAGCAGTTTAGAGGCGTCGGCGTGGCGCATGCCGTGTTGGAATGCTCAGTCCTCTGCGGATTTCCCGGCCACCCAATGGAGAACCTTTCAGGGGGCTAGCCGCGCGGCGGCGTAACCCCGATCAGCGGTGTTCGGTACATCGGCGGGTTACGCCTTCGGCTAACCCGCCCTACGGGTTTACATCTCCTACGGAAAAGCGGCGCATGCAGATTCCAGTTGGCGTATTGCTGCGGCCATTAGACGAAGCGCTTTTGTAGGGCGGGTTAGCCGCGAAGCGGCGTAACCCACCAGCGATATCCGGGGGTATCAGTGGATGTGCAGAGCGGTATCCACCCTGTCGCTCAAAGAGATAGGTGTTGCCGGCTTACCCCTCTCCTCAACGGGGCGAGGGGATAAAGCAAAAAGCCCCGCACTAGGCGGGGCTTTTGTTCATCGCTGAGAGCCTTACAAGCCGGCTGCGCTACGCAGTGCGTCGGCGCGGTCGGTTTTCTCCCAGGTGAAGGTGGTGAAGGTGTCATCACCGACAGTCAGCTCGTACGGAGTGCGGCCGAAGTGGCCGTACGCCGCAGTCGGCTGGTACATCGGGTGGAGCAGGTCGAGCATCTTGGTGATTGCGTACGGACGCAGGTCGAAGTGCTCGCGAACCAGCTGGATGATCTTCTCGTCGCTGATCTTGCCGGTGCCAAAGGTGTTCAGCGAGATCGAGGTCGGCTGGGCCACGCCGATGGCGTAGGAAACCTGGATTTCGCAGCGCTCGGCCAGGCCGGCGGCGACGATGTTCTTGGCCACGTAACGACCGGCGTAAGCCGCCGAACGGTCGACCTTGGACGGGTCCTTGCCAGAGAACGCGCCGCCGCCGTGACGGGCCATGCCGCCGTAGGAGTCGACGATGATCTTACGGCCGGTCAGACCGCAGTCACCCACCGGGCCGCCGATCACAAAGTTGCCGGTCGGGTTGATGTGGAACTGGGTGCCCTGGTGCAGCAGCTCGGCCGGCAGGCTGTGCTTGATGATCAGTTCCATCACGCCTTCGCGCAGGTCGGCCAGCGAGACTTCCGGGTTGTGCTGGGTGGACAGCACCACCGCGTCGATGCCGACCACCTTGCCGTTCTCGTAGCGGCAGGTGACCTGCGATTTGGCATCCGGGCGCAGCCACGGCAGCAGGCCGGACTTGCGCGCTTCGGCCTGGCGCTCGACCAGGGCGTGGGAGAAACGGATCGGTGCCGGCATCAGTACGTCGGTCTCGTTGCTGGCGTAACCGAACATCAGGCCCTGGTCGCCGGCACCCTGGTCTTCCGGCTTGGCGCGGTCGACGCCCTGGTTGATGTCCGGGGACTGCTTGCCAATGATGTTCATCACGCCGCAGGTGGCGCCGTCGAAACCGACGTTGGAGCTGGTGTAGCCGATGTCGCAGATCACGTCGCGGACGATCTGCTCGAGGTCGACCCAGGCGCTGGTGGTGACTTCGCCAGCGACGATGGCGACGCCAGTCTTGACCAGGGTCTCCACGGCCACGCGGGCGTATTTGTCTTGGGCGATGATGGCGTCGAGCACCGCATCGGAAATCTGGTCGGCGATCTTGTCCGGATGCCCTTCGGACACGGACTCGGAAGTAAACAGGGAATAGTCGCTCATCAATCGGTTCCTAATTTTTACCGGTGGGTGAGATCGCTCGGAACTCCGGTTTGGCGAAGTGCCGCACCTGAATTTGAAAGCCGTTCTTCAAACCAATGTAGAGACTCTCGCCGAGCGCGAGCCCCGCGGCGCTGGCCCAGCGGGCCAGGTCGTCCTGTTCAAAGCCTAGCCAGAGATCACCGCAGGCCTCCCTGGCCCAGCTCTGGTCGTGGCTGCACAGCTCGGTGATCAGCAGGCTGCCGCCGCTTTTCACCAGGCCAGCCAATTGCTGCAGCGCGTCGGCTGGTGCGGCGAAATGGTGCAGGACCATGTTCACCACCACGCAGTCGGCGGCACTGTGGAGATCGTTGAGGGCATCGGCGAGTTTCAATTCGACGTTGTCCAGGCCTTCCTGCACGCAGCGCTGACGGGCCAGTTCGAGCATCGCCGGACTGTTGTCCAGCGCCTGCACCTGACTGAAACGCCGCGCCAGCTCGGGGAGAAAACCGCCATCGCCAGGGCCGACTTCCAGCGCGGTGGCGCTGGCCGGCAGGTTCAGCGCATCGAGCAGGGCCAACACGCTGTCGCCGTATTGCGGCAAGCCGGCGATCAGGTCTTGCTGGGCCTGGAACTTCTCGGCGGTCTTGGCGAAGAAATCCCGGCTGGCCGCGGCGCGTTGGGCATGCACCGCGGCGATCCGGGTCAGCACCTCGGTCGGCAGGCGCAGATCATCGATTTCCTCGAGCAGCGCGGCGTGCAGTCGGCCGCCGGCCAGTTCGCTGTGCGGCAGGGCGCGCCGATAGAAGATCGCGTTGCCTTCGCGGCGCGTCGCCACCAATCCGGCTTGGGCCAGCACCTTGAGGTGGTGGCTGATGCCCGACTGGCCGATGGCGAAGATCTGCGCCAGCTCCAGCACGCCGAACGAGTCGTTGGTCAGTACGCGCAGCACGTTGAGACGCAGCGGATCGCCGCCGGCCTTGCACAGGGCCGCCAGTTCATCGCTGGGCTCGAAACGCACTTGAGGGACGCGCAGGTTCATAAGGCGCGCAGTCTAGTCGGTCATTTTTCATACAGCAATGGCAATATCAAAACATTTTGATATTGCCTGGGTCGTTGGCCAGCTCCAGCAGGGCGTTGGCTGAGGGGCTAAGGCTGCTGCCCGACCGCCACACAGCATGCAGCTCGCGCTCGACGCGAAGCTCTTGGACATCCAGTACGGCCAGCCGCCCTTCAGTCAGCTCGCGGCCGATGGCTTGCCCGGACAACCAGGCAATACCTTGCTGGTCGTCGAGCAGTTGCTTGAGCGCCTCGGTATTGCCCACCGAAAGGCGGGCATCCAGCGCTAGACCCAGCTGCTCGAAGGTCCTCTCCACGCTGGCCCGTGTGCCGGAGCCGGGCTCGCGCAGGTAGAGCGGGAAACCGCCAAGGTCGGCGGCTACCAGTCGTGGTCGGCCCGCCAGTGGGTGCTGCACGCCGACCACCGGCAGCAGCGCATCGAGGGCCAGCAGCCGGTGCTCATAGCGCTCGGTGTCGAAACGCCCCTCGACGAAACCCAGCGCACAGCGCGCCGCATCCAGGCTGGCGGTGACCGCCGCGGTGTTGCTGACTTCCAGGTGAATGGCAATCTGCGGCCAGTGCTGGCGAAAGCGCCGCAGCAACGGCGGCAGCACATAGCTGCCCAGCGTGGCGCTGGCGCTGAGGTTCAGTTCGCCGTCTTCCAGAGCGGCGAAGCTGCGCAGTTCCTGCTCGGCAGCCTGTTCGAGGCTGAAGATGCGTTCGGCGTAATGGCGCAGGCGGCGGCCGGCCTCGGTCAGCGTGACGCCGCGTGGCTGGCGGTCGAACAGCGGCAGGCCAATCTGGCGTTCCAGCTCGCGGATCTCGCGGGTCACCGCCGGTTGGCTGATGAAGAGGCGTTGCCCGCCGGCGCTGATGCTGCCGGTTTCGGCGACGGCGAGAAAGACCTTCAGGTGATGCAGGTTCATGGCGGTCTCGCATAAATACAAGGCATGTATCGGATGCTGAATATGTATTTTTCATATGGCAAGGCCGAGCGTAGCGTGAGTTCCTCATTCTCGTCACGGGACTTCCCGACCGGAGCCGTCATGCCTCGTCCCTTTACCCGCCTGCCCGAGCCGCTGGCGTTCATCCGGCACTTCACTCCCAACTGGTTCACCATGACCATGGGGACCGGCGTCGTGGCGCTGGTGGTTGCGCAGTTGCCGTGGGCGTTTGCCGGGCAGACGTTGCTGGCGGAAACCATCTGGAGCTTCGCCGTCCTGCTGTTCAGCCTGTCGACCCTGCTGTTTGCGGCGCGCCTGCTGCTGTTCCCCGACACAGTGGGGCCGATGCTACGGCACCCGGTGCAGTCGATGTTCCTCGGCGCCATCCCGATGGGGTTGGCGGTACTGATCAATGGTTTTCTCGCCTTCGCTGCGCCACGTATGGGTGAGGGCGCCTATTCGCTGGCCACCGCGCTGTGGTGGTTGGACGTGGCGTTGGCCATTGGCGTCGCGGTGCTGGTGCCCTACTTGATGGTCACCCGCCAACAGCACGCGCTGGAGTCGCTTACCGCTGTGTGGCTGCTGCCGGTGGTGGCCCCGGAGGTTGCCGCCGGCGTTGCTGGTAGCCTGGCGCCGCACCTCGATCCGGCCGCCGCCCGCGAGGTGTTGGTAGTGGGCTATCTGCTCTGGGGGATTTCGCTGAGCCTGGCCTTTGCGCTGATCAGTCTGGTCCTGCTGCGTCTGGTTGTGCACAACCTGCCGGACAGCAGCTTCGCCGCCACCAGCTGGTTGCCGCTCGGCCCGCTGGGCACCGGTAGCTTGGCGCTGATGAAGCTCGGCGAAGCGGCGCCGCACGCTTGGGCAGGCAGCCCGTTGGCCGACGCCGCGCCGCTGGCTGCGCATCTCGGGGTGATCGGCGGGCTGCTGCTGTGGGGCGCCGGGCTCTGGTGGCTGGTGGTCGCCACGCTGTGTACTGCGCGTCATGCGCGGCACGGCATGCATTTCAACCTCGGCTGGTGGGGTTTCACCTTCCCGCTCGGGGTGTTCACCCTGGCGAGCTTCGAGCTGCTGCATCTGACGGACGTCGCTTTCTTCGCCACCACCGGGGTACTGCTGGCGTGCGCGCTACTGGCGATCTGGCTGCTGGTGATGCGCCAGACGTTGGTCGGCGCCTGGCACGGCGAGCTGTTCGAGGCCCCGTGCCTGGCGTCGTTGGGGGTGCTACAGCGTTGATGAGCGTCAACGAAGGCGCACGCCGCGACCATCTGTCATTGCTCCGCAGGCGCCGGCTGGGCGAAAATAGCCGCCTTTTCGTGCAGGTGTGCCCTTTTCCGAGGGGTCGAGCCCTGCCAGCCGTGAACCCAATCCGTAGGAGATTCAGTGATGCCCAGCCGTCGCGAGCGTGCCAACGCCATTCGTGCCCTCAGCATGGATGCCGTGCAAAAAGCCAACAGCGGCCATCCCGGCGCTCCGATGGGCATGGCCGATATCGCCGAAGTGTTGTGGCGCGATTACCTCAAGCACAACCCGGCCAATCCGACGTTCGCCGACCGTGACCGCTTCGTGCTGTCCAACGGCCACGGCTCGATGCTGATTTATTCGCTGCTGCACCTGACCGGCTACGACGTCACCGTCGAGGATCTCAAGCAGTTCCGTCAGCTCGGCTCGCGCACTCCCGGTCACCCGGAATACGGCTACACCGCTGGCGTCGAGACCACCACTG is from Pseudomonas sp. LS44 and encodes:
- the metK gene encoding methionine adenosyltransferase, which encodes MSDYSLFTSESVSEGHPDKIADQISDAVLDAIIAQDKYARVAVETLVKTGVAIVAGEVTTSAWVDLEQIVRDVICDIGYTSSNVGFDGATCGVMNIIGKQSPDINQGVDRAKPEDQGAGDQGLMFGYASNETDVLMPAPIRFSHALVERQAEARKSGLLPWLRPDAKSQVTCRYENGKVVGIDAVVLSTQHNPEVSLADLREGVMELIIKHSLPAELLHQGTQFHINPTGNFVIGGPVGDCGLTGRKIIVDSYGGMARHGGGAFSGKDPSKVDRSAAYAGRYVAKNIVAAGLAERCEIQVSYAIGVAQPTSISLNTFGTGKISDEKIIQLVREHFDLRPYAITKMLDLLHPMYQPTAAYGHFGRTPYELTVGDDTFTTFTWEKTDRADALRSAAGL
- a CDS encoding c-type cytochrome; amino-acid sequence: MVKSRFAILLTCLLLSACGQIDPNSPLGQRKAIFKQMLNTSEDLGGMLRGRIAFDAPRFSAGAAQLDQLSRQPWQHFPQIKDDAKSSAKDEVWQRQARFQELARQLESATAALVVASTQQPLNEAALDKPMQRVEDTCEACHQEFRAF
- a CDS encoding DUF1090 domain-containing protein — protein: MLLQRSLLASLLIGAALFSTASVAAQDEAAPSGCAAKRQALAEQIEAAKQHGNSAQQAGLEKALSEVTAHCDDASLHKSREEKVLDAQHEVAQREADLRKAMAKGDQAKIDTRKTKLAEAHKELQEAQEQLEH
- a CDS encoding TDT family transporter, encoding MPRPFTRLPEPLAFIRHFTPNWFTMTMGTGVVALVVAQLPWAFAGQTLLAETIWSFAVLLFSLSTLLFAARLLLFPDTVGPMLRHPVQSMFLGAIPMGLAVLINGFLAFAAPRMGEGAYSLATALWWLDVALAIGVAVLVPYLMVTRQQHALESLTAVWLLPVVAPEVAAGVAGSLAPHLDPAAAREVLVVGYLLWGISLSLAFALISLVLLRLVVHNLPDSSFAATSWLPLGPLGTGSLALMKLGEAAPHAWAGSPLADAAPLAAHLGVIGGLLLWGAGLWWLVVATLCTARHARHGMHFNLGWWGFTFPLGVFTLASFELLHLTDVAFFATTGVLLACALLAIWLLVMRQTLVGAWHGELFEAPCLASLGVLQR
- a CDS encoding LysR family transcriptional regulator; translation: MNLHHLKVFLAVAETGSISAGGQRLFISQPAVTREIRELERQIGLPLFDRQPRGVTLTEAGRRLRHYAERIFSLEQAAEQELRSFAALEDGELNLSASATLGSYVLPPLLRRFRQHWPQIAIHLEVSNTAAVTASLDAARCALGFVEGRFDTERYEHRLLALDALLPVVGVQHPLAGRPRLVAADLGGFPLYLREPGSGTRASVERTFEQLGLALDARLSVGNTEALKQLLDDQQGIAWLSGQAIGRELTEGRLAVLDVQELRVERELHAVWRSGSSLSPSANALLELANDPGNIKMF
- the ligB gene encoding NAD-dependent DNA ligase LigB; translated protein: MKRSIALCLALSPLISHATCPDWNSAQAAEELQALSGQIAAWDDAYHRLGQAPVADELYDQARARLDAWNRCFPASATTAPPALASVGGPIAHPVAQTGLDKLAGASAVQAWMATKSGLWIQPKVDGVAVTLVYRHGRLRQAISRGDGSHGQDWTASTRQIAAIPQQLNSGADLILQGELYWRLSAHVQAHAGSRGARSQVAGLLNREQLQPADATQIGLFVWDWPNGPASMVERLAGLDALGFTDTARFSQPLANFAEAEQWREHWYRSPLPFASDGVVLRQGQRPPGARWQAAPPAWAAAWKYPFAQALAEVRSVQFNIGRSGRITPVLNLLPVRLDDRTIHRVSVGSLQRWQTLDIRPGDQVAIALAGLTIPRLQEVVWRAAERPPVQAPLTAEHHPLSCWQPTPGCAGQFRARLAWLSGKQGLALSGVGPGTWDKLLQAGQLAGLLDWLALSEAQLRELPGFGARSAATLAQRFSQARQRPFAVWLRALGMPPVPPAALAPSWTALAQRSTQDWRQQTAVGPARAAQLRDFFHHPEVVALRERLQTAAVPGF